Part of the Chlamydia muridarum str. Nigg genome is shown below.
AAAATCGTATGCTTCAAAAAAGCTTGATGCTTAGAAACCCACACATCTCGTAACCAGGTGTAGCTGTACCAATCATTGGTCCAAGCATCTCTAAACAAAGGAGAACCTGCTGTTACAGAAAATACATGGGAAGGAGTTGCTGCTAGTAAAGAATGTTCTCCATCCTCTAAATACTCTTTCACAGCTTCGGGAAGATCTTTCAACGCATCAGCAAAAAATGCTGCTAATTCATGCGGATCGGCAGGAAGTTTTTCTAGCTTAGATAAGGTGTGTTTGTTTTCAAAATAATTGCTTACTAGCGTCGTTACTGTTCCTCCAGAAACATAAACCCAAGGGGTATGCGTAATTTGATCTAAATGCTGAAAAATTCCCTGTGGAATCGGACAATCATAAGCGTTAAGAATCCGTTCCATTGCAGCTTCTTGAAAACGGGGTTCATGTAAAGCTGATACAATATGATGCAAAAGAACGGATGTTTCTTTCTCCAACCCAGAAACATTATGTTTCGCTAAAAGATCCCCCTCTGTAGAGGTGAAAAACTCAGTCAAAGCATGAATAAATTCTTCGATAGAATAGATTGGCTCCCAGGTGTTTGGATGACTTCTTCCATAAGTAAATACTATGCGGAACCCGGCAGAACCATCTGCGTAATGACCAGAAAATTCCCTGATAAACGCATCATATATACTGCGAAAATACACTGGTATTTCCCTTGAATAGAAAGACAAGAGAAAGTCTGGTAAAGTAATGATTTTCTTGAGTTTTTCTTGAGCGGCATTCCAATCTTGCAAAGCCTGATTTAGCTCTTGTCGAAATCGCACATGATCCATCGCTAAAATCTGACTGTCTTGTTTGTTAATCGGATTACGCATCCGACTTTCTACATATTCTAATTGGGCTTTTGCCTCTTGATAAGTCTGCTCACACTGCCCTGCAAAAGTGTGTGTTACTTTTATCTCATCGTCCAAAAATTTTCGGATAATTGCATATAATCCATATTCATCATGGGCATCCCAACCTAAAGCGATTTGTAAATGCTTGACCGTTGTTGTTTGATTAGCATCTGCCAATGTAGCTAATGTGTATTCCCATGATTTTAACAAGACGTTCTGTGTATCGCGAATAAACCCTTGCGTAGCCTGCTCATAAGATTCTAAGTAACTGAGCACATGTTGACTACTTGCAGAAAGTACAGATGCTCCAGGAGTCATACCCCACTTTCTATTACGAAAACCCTCTTGTAAAATGGAAGATTGAACCGCAGAAGGAGAAATTTGATAGTAATGTAATAAACTATCCTGAATGACATCATGAGCCGTGATCTCCCCATGAAAATCTTGTATTTTCTGATACACTCTTTCATTGGCTAGCAATGTCTGAATTTCTTGAGAGATATCTGCTGTTTTTGGGAATATTCCAGAGGCATCAAATGCTGCTTGAATATTCGACCAAGACGCAAGAGTGGCTACTGGATTAGGATATAAATCAATCACACGAATAGGTTTAAATAAATCTCCTACAGAAGGAAGAAGATTGATCGGAACAGAAATTTCCTGATCACCAATAATACGGGAAATCTTCCCAGAAGATAGTAAATCTTCTAGATCACGAACAAACAAGAGTGGNTATTCTTGATGGATAAGAATCGCTAATGCTGTTGCGAAACAAGACCCAACGTCTTGCCGTAAATAAGTAAATAAAGAGACTAAAACAGCTTCTCGTACATGACGGACTGTTAGCGTTTCTCCAGTAGAAAGCGCTAACGTATTGCGAATTAAATCCTGGACTTTAGCATAAGAGGGAACAAAAAAACGCCGCAAACGGCTCTTAATTTCTTGGTCATCATGCAAAAACTCAAGCATCTTTAATAAATGCTCTCGAGCCGGGCCTTCTTCTTGACGATGGGGCCCTAGAGGATACAGATATTTCGTTAATAGTTGAATACACTCAACTACCTTCCCAAGGTCAAGATCTCCCTGATCATTCAGAATATAACTGGCTAACTTTCTCGCAATGGAAAGATTTTTCTTTGCTAAAGAAGCTCTGCTATACTGAGCAAACTCTTGTGGATTTTCACCACATAAGATTTCCTCTAAAGAAGAGGCTTTCTCTTTGTTACCTAAGGAATCGAATACAAAGACGTCCAACCGAGACATGGCAAAGAAAGGAGTTTTTTCTCATCCTTTACCATGGAACAAAATTGCGATGCAATCTCCGAAACTTACACCTCAGGATCTATAGAATCTTTTGGTTCTTTTTCTTTTTTCTTCTTAAATAAAGCAGTAAATAGTGCCCGCAGAGAAAAACGAGAAACCTCATATCCCATAGCTGAGATACTTTCTGTTAAAGGCAATTTTTTTGGGCAGACACGCACGCAATTATGTGCTTGACCACACCCTTCTATTCCTCGATTCCCCATAAGAGCTCGTAATCGACTCTCTCGTCGCTTCTCTCCAGGATAGGAGTTAAAATAACGAGCCTGAGCAATGGCTGCAGGTCCCATAAAATCGCTTTTCTCATTAACTTGGGGACAAGCCTCTGTGCAACATCCACAGGTCATACACATCGATAAAGAATACATTAAAGCCTGCTCTTCTTGAGAGACTTGTGGACCAGGTCCTTCGCCACATTTATCAGCAGAAATCCATCCCTGGATCTCTTCTAAATTTTTGAACATCACAGAACGATCTACAATCAAATCACGAACTAATGGGAACTTGGAAAGAGGCGCCAATTTGATCTCTCGTTTGGCATCCATATGTTCATGAATTAATACCGTACAAGCTTGTCTGGGCACCCCATTCACTAGCATCGCGCAAGAACCACAGACCTCTTCTAAACACGCCTGTTCCCAAACTACAGGATCCACCCGCTCCCCTTGAGTATTTATGGGATTTTTTTCAATCTCCATAAGGGCACTAATTACATTCTCTCCGGGATGCAACTCCAACTCAAAACTTTCCCAATACTGTTTTCCAGGAACGCCTCTGTATATATTCAATATAAACGTTTCTTGCACAATAGCCTCCTATATAGGGAAATGAATATTCGTTGGAATATTCTCTAACACTACGTCTTTCTCTCCCCGTTGTGTATAATCTCGTAATTCTGGGTTCACATGACGAGTGTCTACTGGCTTATAAGAAATTTCAGGCTCGTCTACAGAATAGGTAGCAATGGTCGTTTTTAACCAATTCACATCATCCCGTTTCGGGAATTCCGGTTTATAATGAGATCCTCGAAATTCGTTTCTCAATAACGCCCCTTTAGTGATCGCTAAAGCTAGTTCTAACATAGGCTCCATTTGTCGAACAAAATGGAAAGTCTTATTAGCAAATCGAGAAGAATCATGTACGGAAACTTTTTTCAATCTTTCCCTAAACTCTTTTAACTTCTGCAAGGTTTCTACAAGAGCGTTATTCTCTCTTTTCACGGTAACATTATTAACCATCACTCGCGCGATCTCTTCATGTAAGGAAAAAATGTTTTCCCCTCCTTTACGCGATAAAATTTCCTGGGAGAGCTCTTCTTCCTGTTGCAAGGCGTGTTTAAGATCTTGCTGCGAGTAGGGACTGCTTCCAAAAGATTCGATAAATCGCGCAGCTTCATCTCCAGCGACTAATCCTGCATATAAGCAAGATAATAAAGAATTTGCTCCTAAACGATTTGCTCCATGATATTGAAAATCGGACTCTCCACAGTTAAAACAACCTGGGATATTTGTCATATGTCGATAACGACTATTCCGATCCTCATCATCACTCGCTGGCCAATCCACCCAAGCACCTCCCATAGAGTAGTGCACCGCGGGGAAAATTCTCATAGGAACCTTTTTAGGATCCTCTCCTGTGAACTTATAATAGATATCTAAAACAACCTCTAGCTTGTTCAAAGTTTCTATAGGCAAATGGGTAACGTCTAAAAATACTTCATAACGCCCATCAATCCCCATCCCAGCCTCGCAAACCTGCAAAATAGCCCGAGCTCCTACATCTCGACTCACTAAATTTCCATAGGCAGGATACATTTCTTCTAAAAAGTACCAGGGTTTACCTGTTTCCCCACAAGGACGTCGAGAACCATCGGGGAAAATAATGGTCTTGGATGAACACCCCGGCACCCAAACCCTTCCTCCTTCTCCTCGAACAGACTCAGAAATTAAGCGGAGCTTATCGATTCCAGGTATGGCTGTAGGATGAATTTGAATGAATTCTGGATTGGCATAATGCATGCCTTGCATAAACAATCGTCCATTTGCTGCTCCTGTGCAAATAGTCGAGTTAGTGGACATTTTAAAAATCACTCCTAGTCCACCCGTTGCAATAATGACTGCATCACCTTGTACAACCTCTAAACGGTTGTTAAATAAATTCATGACAACAACACCACAAGCTCGCCCTTCTTCGTTGGTAATTAATCGAACGAACTCGTGATTCTCTCTTTTGATAATCTTCCCTTGACATTCACGACGACGCACTTGTTCATCCATAGTGTACATCAATTGCTGTCCTGTAGAGGCGCCACAAAATACAGTGCGATAATACAAGGTTCCTCCGAAACGCCGTACATCCAAATTCCCTTGAGCATCTCGGTTAAATGGACAACCAAACCTATCCAACATGTGAATAATACGAGGAGCAGTTAAGCACATTTCCAAAACTGGAGGCTGATCCGCTAAAAAATCTCCACCTTTTATCGTGTCGTAAGCATGAATATAAGGAGAATCGTTCTCGTCCTTTAAATTTAAAGCTGCATTGATGCCTCCCTGCGCACATACAGAATGAGATCGTTTTACTTTTGTCAAAGAGAAAAGCTCTACTAACATTCCTCTATCAGCAAGTTGCATAGCAGCAGAGAGTCCAGCAAGTCCTCCCCCAATAATAATGACTCGACAAGGCTTATTCATCATAACAAATATATATTCCAAATTACGCTGACACCCATAGCCATTACAACAAACATGCCTATGTAGCATAAGATTTGACACAATCGTAAATACCGCGACCTCACAATAATCCCCCAACGCGATACAAACGTCCATATTCCATTAAATCCATGGAAAACGGCAGCCATAACAAAAAAGGTATAGAAAATCGCCATCCACAGAGATCCTAAGGTATTTCTTACTGCATAAAGAAAAGCTTTTCCTGCCTCTGGAGTAAAAATGTACAGCTTATGTGATGAAAATAAAGCCCGGTCTTTTTCCTGTAAAAATTGTTCCGTAATTTGAGGACCTTCCTCAGCAAACGGAACATTCATTGTAAAAAATCCCGTTGTCCCCCGCACAACAGCAGAATATCGAGGAGCATCGAAAGAAACTGCATAAAAAGTTTTTCCTTGAATTTTCACATGGATAGGGTACAAAGCAAAGCGAAACTGAACAACATGGAATGCTAAACTTATTAACAAGAACCATGCTGTTATTCTTTGTACCGTATACGCAAGATTCCTTCCGTAATGTAAAGAAGGAGCCCTTCCATCAGAAGCAAAGAAGTTTTCCTTCCCTCGAAGAAGATAACCGAATCCAATAATGGTATGAATACCTAAAGGAAGCGCTAAACAAGAGATCTCGATGATTTTAAGCCCAGGAATCTTATGAAACATATTCACTAAGGCAATAAAACCTCGGCTATTTGCTAAACAAGATGCTGCCAAAATATTGGTAAGAAGATGTTCACATAAAAATAGAGTAAATACACATCCTGATATGGAATGAACACATCGTATAATGAAACGAATGTAGGAGGATTTTTGCACTATCTCCCTTCTCATATGAACGCCTCCTTATCCGTTGCTCCTCTATGTTCTTACCCTTTATGAAAGATTCCCAAAACAGCATCTTTCCTGAGCCACGTACTTAACCCGACGTTAGCAAATAGTCACTATATCCCTCAACCGAAAGACCCTTCTTTTATCTTAAGAACCTCGCAACCATCTTTGGACATTAGCACTAACCGCTTCCTGTAATTCGTTAAGAGGGATCCCTTTTATTTCTGCAATTTGCATTAAGGTATAAATAATATTAGCAGGCTCATTTCTCTTCCCACGAAGAGGCGTAGGGGCAAGATAAGGAGCATCCGTTTCCACTAATAATCTCTCTAAAGGAATCTCCTTCACAAGATCTCGCAACCCCTGCGCATTTTTAAAAGTGACAATTCCACTAATGGAAATGTACCAATCGCGAGCCAATAACTCTTTTGCTTCTTCATACGTTCCAGTGAAACAGTGCAACATACCGGGTCTAGCTCGTTTATCTGCACGATATGCATGATCTAAGATATGAAAGAAATCTTCAAAAGCCCCTCGACAATGCACAACAAGGGGAAGTTCATGCTGTAAAGCTAATTGTAAATAACGATGAAGCACCTCCTTCTGCCGCTCCTGTTCAGACTCTTGCACAGCGAATAAATAATCTAGGCCGACTTCCCCAATAGCGGCAAGTTTTCCTCCCTCCGCTGCTCGACAAAATTCTTGAAAATCTTCCTCAATATCTTCCTGTGCATCCTGAGGAGGAGTCCCTGCCACATGATAAAAAAGCCAAGAAGGATATTGCTCCGCGTAAGCAAAAGAACGTAATAATTCTGCTTTTGTGGTGGTTACGTTAACAACCCTGGTTACTCCCGCTGTCTTACCTCTTAAACACACTTCTCCGAAATCTTCTATAAATTCTTCGGATGAAAGATGTACATGCGCATCGGTTATCTCCATATTCTCCTCGTAATCAATCTTTCTCAATCAAGAATCATGAAGGAAAAGCCCCTTTTAGAGGGAAAAATTTTTATAAGAGAGCTACTACTTAGTAAAAATCATCTCCTCTAAAGTCGCTTGCGATAATCTCTCTGGCAAAACTACAGGAGCTCTATTCCCAGAAGGATAGTACACATAAGAAGGAACACTTGCTCGTCCCAAGCGGGCTAACTCTTCCGTAATTTGAGGGTCTTTTTTCGTCCAATCAGCTTCTAATGTGGCAATGCCCATAGCATCAAAAGCTTGTGCATTAGCATAAAGAAGCGGCTTG
Proteins encoded:
- the sdhB gene encoding succinate dehydrogenase iron-sulfur subunit translates to MQETFILNIYRGVPGKQYWESFELELHPGENVISALMEIEKNPINTQGERVDPVVWEQACLEEVCGSCAMLVNGVPRQACTVLIHEHMDAKREIKLAPLSKFPLVRDLIVDRSVMFKNLEEIQGWISADKCGEGPGPQVSQEEQALMYSLSMCMTCGCCTEACPQVNEKSDFMGPAAIAQARYFNSYPGEKRRESRLRALMGNRGIEGCGQAHNCVRVCPKKLPLTESISAMGYEVSRFSLRALFTALFKKKKEKEPKDSIDPEV
- the sdhA gene encoding succinate dehydrogenase flavoprotein subunit, translating into MMNKPCRVIIIGGGLAGLSAAMQLADRGMLVELFSLTKVKRSHSVCAQGGINAALNLKDENDSPYIHAYDTIKGGDFLADQPPVLEMCLTAPRIIHMLDRFGCPFNRDAQGNLDVRRFGGTLYYRTVFCGASTGQQLMYTMDEQVRRRECQGKIIKRENHEFVRLITNEEGRACGVVVMNLFNNRLEVVQGDAVIIATGGLGVIFKMSTNSTICTGAANGRLFMQGMHYANPEFIQIHPTAIPGIDKLRLISESVRGEGGRVWVPGCSSKTIIFPDGSRRPCGETGKPWYFLEEMYPAYGNLVSRDVGARAILQVCEAGMGIDGRYEVFLDVTHLPIETLNKLEVVLDIYYKFTGEDPKKVPMRIFPAVHYSMGGAWVDWPASDDEDRNSRYRHMTNIPGCFNCGESDFQYHGANRLGANSLLSCLYAGLVAGDEAARFIESFGSSPYSQQDLKHALQQEEELSQEILSRKGGENIFSLHEEIARVMVNNVTVKRENNALVETLQKLKEFRERLKKVSVHDSSRFANKTFHFVRQMEPMLELALAITKGALLRNEFRGSHYKPEFPKRDDVNWLKTTIATYSVDEPEISYKPVDTRHVNPELRDYTQRGEKDVVLENIPTNIHFPI
- a CDS encoding succinate dehydrogenase cytochrome b558 subunit, with the protein product MRREIVQKSSYIRFIIRCVHSISGCVFTLFLCEHLLTNILAASCLANSRGFIALVNMFHKIPGLKIIEISCLALPLGIHTIIGFGYLLRGKENFFASDGRAPSLHYGRNLAYTVQRITAWFLLISLAFHVVQFRFALYPIHVKIQGKTFYAVSFDAPRYSAVVRGTTGFFTMNVPFAEEGPQITEQFLQEKDRALFSSHKLYIFTPEAGKAFLYAVRNTLGSLWMAIFYTFFVMAAVFHGFNGIWTFVSRWGIIVRSRYLRLCQILCYIGMFVVMAMGVSVIWNIYLL
- a CDS encoding TatD family hydrolase; the encoded protein is MEITDAHVHLSSEEFIEDFGEVCLRGKTAGVTRVVNVTTTKAELLRSFAYAEQYPSWLFYHVAGTPPQDAQEDIEEDFQEFCRAAEGGKLAAIGEVGLDYLFAVQESEQERQKEVLHRYLQLALQHELPLVVHCRGAFEDFFHILDHAYRADKRARPGMLHCFTGTYEEAKELLARDWYISISGIVTFKNAQGLRDLVKEIPLERLLVETDAPYLAPTPLRGKRNEPANIIYTLMQIAEIKGIPLNELQEAVSANVQRWLRGS